The stretch of DNA GTAGCAGCACCAATGGTACTTGCAGTGGCACTTCTCCTCCACCCTCTCTGCATAAGTATTGTAGCCGCGGCCACAGCAGAGGAGGGGGCACCCGCCACTGCCTGCTGAAGTCTTGTTGCAAGGCCTGTTGGGGGACGAGAGAACATAAGAATATGAGATGAGAGTCtggctgccggatcaggccaaaggggactaATCCTGTCCAGCATTCTCTTTTCACAGTAGCCAAACACCCCTAAGAGCCTAGGAATCCAAGGCAGACTGCCTCTGGGCCCATTGGTCCATAAGATCATGAGAAAAGCCCTGTCAGATTTGGCCAACAGcccaacaaaaacaaagcaaaatcaaaGAATCAGGGAGTTGGAAGGATCCAGCCCCCCTGCACTGGCAGTGGGATGATAAGAGGTTCTGGGTTCGGGAATCAAGGCTTCTGTACGTATCATGCAAGGATTTACTCACCTATCCTGAGTCCCCAAGGAGCCCAGCTTGGGGTTCTTCAGACAATAAGTGGGGGAATGTACAAGGTAGGCCAGTTCATCTGCCTTCAGGGGCCGGACCCTGCCTCCTCTGGGTGCCAGCTGCCTTCTGCTGCCCACAAGCCAAGGCATCACTTGCGTGGCCTCCAGGTACTTGGATTTGAGCTCTGAGCCAATGGCGGCTAAATCCTGCAAGCCTTTCCAGCAGGTCTTGACACTGCAAGATCCAGACACCCCGTGGCACTTGCACTTAGTCTCCAGGGAGTCTGACAGGacctgggaggggagaaggaggaaagaTAACAGAAGGACTGTCAGGCACCCGAGTGGGGAGAATTGAACCTCCTGTACCCACAATTCTCTCGCCTGGATTCTCCAGTACAGTACCAGATAATAAAATCAGGGACccggggggtcatctagcccaaccccctgcagtgcaggaatgacCCTACTCACCTGCCGGCCCACTGCATTGTTATGGAGGTTTAGGACCCTAGAGATCTGCGTCCCCGCCTTGCTGAACTTCATGGGGCCGTCAACAAAGGCAGAGCCCAGCTGGAGTCCGAAGGGGAGATTGTCCCCACAGCCACCCCACtgaaagctggggtggggtgcCTCAGCGGGAGTGGAGCCACAGGAGCAGAAAGGGACCTGACCAGAAGCACAGCCCCGGGCAATGGAGTGGCTGGCGGCGGAAGATGCCAGGGCGTAAACGAAGGCGGACTCCCTGGTGCCTGCAAGAAAGAGTCCATGAAATTTGTTTTATAAAGTGatgcacagcatggagaaagtggaaagaggcAAGCATTATTTATTATCTTAATTAAATTGCTAGGAGGCAGAGTTGGCTACCAACTCTGATGACTTTCAAAGAGGAGATGTAGTAGAAGTTTTAAAAATCaggcatggcatggaggaagtggacagaggaaagttttcctccctctctcaaacTTGTGGACCTCCAGTGAAGCTGAAGTGGtggatgattcaggacagataaaaggaaggacatATTAGTTAAAACTACGGAACTTACTCCTGCAGGAAGCAGTAATGactggatggctctaaaagagg from Zootoca vivipara chromosome Z, rZooViv1.1, whole genome shotgun sequence encodes:
- the LOC118084260 gene encoding protein Wnt-11b-like — its product is MRCSWMWLALLLRSLDLCAAIQWLSLAANGTQVAWDNPQDCRLLASAAFARLCRRHLEAMPSLVEAARQTKAVCQQTFANSRWNCSSVEGAPHLAPDLQRGTRESAFVYALASSAASHSIARGCASGQVPFCSCGSTPAEAPHPSFQWGGCGDNLPFGLQLGSAFVDGPMKFSKAGTQISRVLNLHNNAVGRQVLSDSLETKCKCHGVSGSCSVKTCWKGLQDLAAIGSELKSKYLEATQVMPWLVGSRRQLAPRGGRVRPLKADELAYLVHSPTYCLKNPKLGSLGTQDRPCNKTSAGSGGCPLLCCGRGYNTYAERVEEKCHCKYHWCCYVTCKKCQQVVEKHVCK